In a single window of the Polynucleobacter sp. MWH-UH24A genome:
- the hisC gene encoding histidinol-phosphate transaminase, giving the protein MSLFWNPDLQNLSPYVPGEQPKHERLIKLNTNESPYGPSPKALAAIAAGNHEGLRLYPDPDAKSLKEAIANHYGLEPNQVFVGNGSDEVLAHVFLGLLKHPKPLLFPDITYSFYPVYCQLFGIDYQTIALDSQFAIHLDDYLQKTNELGGNGGVIFPNPNAPTGRALPRAAIEAFLKTNTQSVVVVDEAYVDYGTESCVPLLRKHYPNLLITHTLSKSRALAGLRVGYALGHPDLIAGLERVKNSFNSYPLGQLAQAGAIAAIEDQAHLDAITQEVMRTRAACIENLKSLGFNTLPSSANFVFTQHPKHDGEKLYLALRERGIIVRHFKTPRIKNYLRITIGTNEQMSILVDALRDIVS; this is encoded by the coding sequence ATGAGCCTCTTTTGGAACCCCGACCTGCAGAACTTAAGCCCGTATGTTCCTGGGGAGCAGCCCAAACACGAGAGACTTATCAAACTCAACACCAATGAAAGCCCCTATGGGCCCTCACCCAAAGCCTTAGCAGCGATTGCCGCAGGCAACCACGAGGGCTTACGGCTATATCCCGATCCCGATGCCAAATCCCTCAAAGAGGCCATTGCAAATCACTATGGCTTAGAACCTAATCAGGTATTTGTGGGCAATGGCTCAGATGAAGTCCTGGCCCATGTGTTCTTGGGGCTTCTCAAACACCCAAAGCCCCTCCTCTTTCCCGATATCACCTACAGCTTCTACCCCGTCTATTGCCAACTGTTTGGGATTGACTACCAGACAATTGCGCTCGATAGTCAATTTGCCATTCATCTAGATGATTACCTTCAAAAGACCAACGAGTTAGGCGGAAATGGTGGAGTTATTTTTCCGAATCCCAATGCACCCACTGGTCGAGCTCTACCGCGCGCAGCAATTGAAGCGTTCCTAAAAACCAATACCCAAAGCGTGGTGGTGGTTGATGAGGCCTATGTGGATTACGGTACCGAGTCATGTGTACCACTTTTGCGCAAACACTACCCCAATCTCTTGATCACCCACACGCTTTCAAAATCGAGGGCTTTGGCTGGGCTACGAGTTGGTTATGCCTTGGGCCACCCTGATCTGATCGCAGGACTTGAGCGCGTGAAAAATAGTTTTAACTCCTACCCCTTAGGTCAATTAGCGCAAGCCGGTGCGATTGCAGCGATTGAAGATCAGGCGCATCTTGATGCAATCACTCAAGAGGTAATGAGGACTCGAGCCGCCTGTATCGAAAACTTAAAGAGTCTGGGTTTTAATACCCTTCCCTCAAGCGCTAACTTTGTCTTTACCCAGCATCCCAAACATGATGGCGAAAAATTGTACTTAGCCTTACGTGAGCGCGGCATCATCGTGCGCCACTTTAAAACACCACGGATTAAGAACTACCTTCGCATTACGATTGGCACGAATGAGCAAATGAGCATTCTCGTCGATGCTCTACGCGATATTGTGTCGTAA